The genomic region ACTCGAAGAAGGCAAAAATTCAAACTGTTGTTCAAAATCAAATTGGTTTTGACCAAGAGAAAGATGATTTACAGGCTAAGGTCAAAACACAAGAAGACCAAATAAAGTCATTACGCGATCATATTGCTAATGAAAAAGTCGAGAAGGTCGTTGAGATTGAATTCAGGGGGAAAAAGCGCGGATTTTGGGTGCAGTTTATAGTCTATTCTGTTTTATATTTTATAATTAATTATTTGATTATTTGTCTTCTCAATGAGCATTTGTTTAATTCGATAGATATAATGTATAAAACTTATCAAGATTCTATTTTTTTTAGAATAGTATTTTTTATTACCACTGGATTGTTTTCAGTGTATTTTGTGGCTAAGTTTCAACATCTTTATATAAATTCTTCCTCAATTAAAGCTGAGAAAGAAATTATTCGAAAGAAGATCGAGAACGAACAAAAAAAATTGTAATACTCAATATTCATTAATGCCCGATATCCTAAGCAGCAAAGTCCTTTCATTTTATCGGCAACTTCGTCCCGCTGATTTGCCCGAAGGGATAGTAGTAATGCTGCCTTTTACGGATGCTGAAACGTGGCGGGTTACTGAGACTTTCTACACCAAATACTACAACGATAACCTTCCCCGCGTATTTATTTTGGGTATCAATCCGGGTAGGTTTGGGGCCGGTGTTACGGGCATTCCTTTTACTGACCCCATCCGTTTAGAGACCGATTGCGGCATACTCAACAGTTTTACCAAAAAACAAGAAATAAGCAGCGTGTTTGTGTACCAAATGATTAAAGCGTTTGGCGGGGCAGAGGCTTTTTACAGCAAGTTTTATATCAACTCGTTGTACCCGATGGCTCTTACTTTTAAGGGTAAAAATATTAATTACTACGACACCCCTGCATTGTTAGCCGCAACCCGCCAACCCATCATCGAAAATGTACAAACACAAATAGGGTTTGGCCTGCGCACCGACATAGCCATTTGCTGGGGCGAAGGCAAGAACTACAACTATTTGCAGAAACTGAATGCTGAGTTTGGCTTTTTCAAAGAAGTGATACCCTTGCCGCACCCGCGTTTTATTGTGCAATACAAACGCAAACAAATGAACGAATATATAGAGCGGTATTTGGAGGTATTTGATAAGATATAGTATTATTGAGTTTATGGATTACAAAAATCTAAGCAAAACCGTATCGATGGCGTTGCGCCATAGTCCTGAGAAGCTGGGATTAACCCTTTCTGCTGAGGGATGGGTAACGGTTGAAGAGTTAATTGCCGGATTAGCGCGGTTGGATGCAAAGTGGGACAAAGTTGCCTTGCAAGATTTAGAACAAATGGATGTCAATTCCGGCAAGCAGCGGTTTGAGATTGCCGACGGACGCATAAGAGCCTTGTACGGCCACTCTACCCAAGATACCCAAATAACTTATGAGCCGGTTCAACCCCCGGCTTTGCTGTATCATGGTACTTCTCCTGAGGTGGCGCAACTGATACTGCAAGAGGGCATAAAGCCAATGTCTCGCCAATACGTTCACCTTTCAGATACCGTGCAGCTTGCCAAAATTGTCGGTTCGCGCAAGCACAAAGCCCCGGTGGTCTTACAGTTGGATGCAACCACTGCCTCCGCCGATGGTATCAAGTTTTATCACGGAAACGATAATACATGGCTGGCAGATGCCATCTCTGCGAAGTATATCCGTGTAAACGATTAGTAAACTGTTACCAAGCATCGGTAATGCTTGCCGATACACTTTTCGGGTGTTCGTCCCGCGGATTGCTGAAATGCTCCCTAAACTCTACCCTTTCACCCGAAGGGACATTCACGTTCACCGTTATTCGCTGTGTGCTGGTGGTATTGTCCTGAAACGTTATTTTAATTGTCAGTTCAGCCGACGATACATCGGCCGTTCCTTTGTTTACAATGCTTCCGTACACCACAGGCACTCCCCAAATGGTGCAATACCAATTATAATCAAGGTCTAAACTGTTCATTTTGTCATAATCAGGCAGGCAGGATTGCATCAATAGCAACGTTCCCGTTAAAAAAGCAGCAAATTGTTTCATAGTACATATTTCAACGCGAGAACGCACAACGATATTTTTAGGCTTCGACAGTAATAGGTAGTTAAACGATAAATGTAAATTCTATTTTATATAGTTAGGATAACTAACTATATTTGCAGCATACATCAAATACAGAATATGCAAAACAACAACATTCACGGCTACACCTATGGTATGGTGCCCGATTCACCCGTTGACTTACACGACTTAGCGCTATTAAAAAAGACAGTTTTGTTTACCGATGAGGACGTTGTCCAACTAAAAAAAGCAGGAGAGATACTGCAAGACCAAACCGATGCAATTTTGGATGTTTGGTACGGATTTGTTGGAGCTAACCCGCATTTACTGGCTTACTTTTCACAGAACGGTAACCCCAATGCCGATTATTTGGCAAAAGTGCGTACCCGTTTCGGTAAATGGATTGACGATGTGTGCAATCGTCCTTACGACCAACAATGGCTTAATTATCAGCACGAAATTGCATTGCGCCATCACAGTTCAAAGAAAAACAAAACAGATGGGGCAAGTGCTGCACCAATCATCCATTTCAGGTACATGGTAGCCTTTATTTTCCCCATTTCGGTTACCATCCGTCCGTTTTTGGCTGCAAAGGGGCACAGCGAGGTTGAGGTTCAGCAAATGGCTGCGGCATGGTTTAAGGCAATTACCCTCACAGTGATTTTGTGGTGCTATCCTTACGTTAGGGACGGCGAGTTTTAATTTTTTTTTGTACCTAAATGTTAGGATTGCTAACTTTGTGTGCGGGGCTAATACCCCGCACTTTTTGTATGGAACCTTCAATATTTAATCCCGGCGAGCCTCATAAATCCGTTGAAAGCAAAATTGCAGTTTCGTTGGAGCGTGTTGCTGAGGCCATCAGGGTGTTGCTTTGGAATGAAGCAAAGGGACACGGATTAACCCCCATACAGATGCAGTTGCTTATTTTTTTGGCTTTCCACCCTGAAAAACAACGAAAGGTGAGTTATTTGGCGCAAGAATTTAATCTTACCAAAGCCACTATCAGCGATGCAGTTAAAATACTGCTTCAAAAGGGCTTGGTTATGAAGGCCGATGATTTAGCCGATTCACGGAGTTACTCACTTTACCTTACACCAAAAGGGGAGGAATTGGCGCGCACTACCTCGCATTTTGCCGACAGCTTGCAAGCACCTTTAGAGAAATTAACTGTTAGGCAAAAAGAAGTTTTTTATGAAGCCCTACTTACGTTAATCCATACGTTAACTAAAAGCGGCATTATTACACACCAGCGAATGTGTTATACCTGCAGGTTTTACACCAAAAGTAAGGATGGTGCGTATTGCAATCTTTTGCATAAGCCCTTGCCCGTGGAGGCTTTGCGGGTAGATTGTCCCGAACATGAACTTATAGCAAGATAAATTTTTGCAACATTATTGCATTTAAGGTATTTTTGCCGTCTTATAGTTCAGATTGGCAACAACAAAAAATATTCTGGCTTTTCTTTTTGCCCTGATCGGCTGGGCTGCAACGGCTCAAACGTATTCAGTAAATGGTAAAGTTGTAGATGAAACAGGGGCTCCTGCTTTCGGGGTTTCGGTATATCTGCACGAAACCTTGCAAGGGGTAAGTACTGATACCAACGGAAACTTCGCTATAAAAAATGTTAAACGCGGACGCTACCATTTGCACGTGCGCTTAGTGGGCTACAAAACCATTGAAGAGGATATTGAGGTGGGAGACAGCCTTTTGCCGTCTTATCGTTTTCAATTAGTGCCCAGCAGTTTAGAGGTGAACGAGGTGGTGGTGGAGAGCAATGCTCTTAAACTCTCAAAAAAGGAAAGCAGTGTTGATTTGATTACGGTTGATGAAGGCTACCTGCAAAAAAACATGGGTACAACGCTGATGAACTCGTTGGATAATTTGCCCGGTATCAACAGTATAAACATGGGAGTTGGGGTGGCAAAACCTGTAATAAGAGGGATGGCATTTAACCGCGTGGCTGTGGCCGATAACGGGGTGAAGCAAGAAGGCCAGCAATGGGGTGCCGACCACGGTTTAGAGATTGACCAGTTTAGTATCGACCAAATTGAGATTTTAAAAGGGCCCGCCTCATTAATTTACGGGTCGGATGCCATCGGCGGGGTGATCCATTTAAAACATCCGGTTAGCCCGCTGGAAGGAAAACATAGCGCAGGACTTCTTACCAACTACAAAAGTGTTAACCAAACCTACGGAATATCAGGGTATGCGCAAGGAAACCACAAAGGGTTGGTATATAGAGCAAGGGTGACGGCGTTGGGTTACGGAGATTACAAAGTACCCGCCGACAGCTTTACTTACAATCGTTACCGTTTGCCCATTTATAACAATACCTTAAAAAACACGGCAGGCACCGAGCGGCACGTCGCCATGATGTTGGGCATCAACCGTAATTGGGGGTATAGCCACCTTACGGTGAGTAACTATCACCAGCAAATTGGGGTGTTTAGCGGTGCATTGGGTATTCCCCGATCGTATCAGCTAACCTCGGATGGTAACAGCCGTAATATTGCGTTGCCCAATCAGCAAATCAACCATTTTAAGGTAATATCAAACAGTAATATCCGCTTAGGTCGTTCGTGGCTTGAAGCAGACTTGGGCTACCAATACAACCAACGCGATGAAAACTCTAATCCGCACAACCACGGGGTAGGGCCTGCGGTGAAGGGGAGTCTTGCCCATAGGTTGAAATTACAAACCTATACCGCCAACCTTCGTTACCATGCAACTACCTTAAAAAGGTTTGACGGCGTGTACGGTATTAACACCAGTTACCAGCAAAACCGTTTTGAAGGGTATGAGTTTCTGTTACCTAATTTTACTAATTTCAGCATTGGCGGTTTTGCTATTGAAAAGTGGCGGGTGAATAAAGCGTTGGTTCTTAATGGAGGGTTAAGGTTTGATTATGGTCGGGTGGATATTAAGAGGCATTTGCAGCCCGTTTGGCAAAACGCCGATACCATTATCGGTTATGCACAACGTACACCAAACGTGAACCGGAATTTTTACAGTTGGAGCGGAAGTGTAGGTGCTGCGTACAACCCAAATAAACATTGGAGTTTTAAATTCAATTTTGGTAAATCATTCCGGATGCCTACTCCGCAAGAGTTGAGCGTGAATGGGGTGCACCATGGGAGTTTCCGTCATGAAATGGGTGATTCAAGCCTGATGCCCGAAGCCGGCTACCAAACCGATTTGGGGATTTCTGTTGAGAAGGAAAAGTTCTTAATTAGTGTTACTCCGTTTTTTAACTATTTCAGCAATTACATTTACTTGCGACCCACGGCTGAGTTTTCGACGTTGCCTGAAGGTGGACAGGTGTACCGCTTTACTCAAACCGAGGCAATTTATACAGGCGGCGAGGTGACGATAGAGTTTCATCCTGTAAAAACCCTGCATCTTTCTGTAACTGCCGACATGGTATATACTTATAATGTAAAAGAAGAATTGCCTCTGCCCTTTACCCCGCCACCGTCAATTAAACCTGAAATTGAATGGGAGTTTGACAACGTATTAAAGCGTTTTGAAAATGTGTTTGTGCGGGTAGGCTATAATTACACTTTTGCCCAAAACCGCACCGATAGGAATGAGTTGAATACGCCTTCTTATAGCTTGGTAAACATGGGGGCGGGTTTTGATGTAGTGTATAAAAAGAAAAAACGGCTAAGTGTGTCAGCATTGGTGCAAAACCTTGGTGATGCACGATACCTTAACCACCTGAGCCGCTGGCGATACCTTAATTTACCAGAACCCGGCCGTAACTTTGTAATTACCGTTACTGTGCCCGTTTTGGATAAGTAAGGTTAAAAGCTTTCTTCTATCATTTCCTTGTTGAGTGCTGCCCCCGCAAAGTTTCCGCTTGCAACGGCTGCTGCAACTGCTCTTAACGGACTTGTGCAATCACCGGCAGCATATATCCCTTTTACTGTGGTTTTCTGCATAAAATCAACTTTAATATGTCCCATTTCAGTAAGTTCACACCCCAGTTGCTCAGGCAGGTTACAATGTTGTTTCATTGCAGGGCGTGCATAGATTGCCTTGATAGGTTGTGAACTCCCATCGGTAAACAGTAGTTGGGTTGCCTTCCCATTCTCGTGCTTAATTTCTGCAATTTCTTTTGTTACTATCTCAATTTCCTTTGCAATCAATTTGGCGGTGTGTTCGGCTTTTAGTGTTGAGGGGCCATTGGTAAATACCGTTAATTTGTCTGTCCAATTGCTGATTAGCTTTGCAAACTCATAAGCCATATCTCCATTGGCAAGTATTCCGGTTTCAAGTCCTTTTACTTCATAACCGTGACAATACGGGCAATGTAGCACAGATATTCCCCAACATTCAGCAAAGCCTTTAATAGCAGGCATTTCATCGGACATTCCTGTTGCAAATACTAGTTTTTTTGCTATTACAGTTTCTGTGTTATCGATACTAACTGCAAATCCTCCCGAATCAAGTTGTGTGGCATTGGTCGCCAGTCCTTTTTTTAGTTTAACGGTTGAATAGGCAAGCACTTGTTCTAAAGCCAGATTTGCAATTTCGGCAGGTGTATCCCCGTCGTGGGTAATGAAGTTATGAGAATGCGGGGTTTGGCGGTTGCAGGGGTTACCGCTGTCTATTATTAAAACACTTCTTAGTGAACGGCCAAGTGCCATTGCCGCTGGAAGGCCGGCGTAGCTGCCTCCTATAATAATTACATCGTAAGTTGGGTGAGGGTTCATGTGAATAGGGTACTTTGTTTGGTTGAATATTTTCGTGCTAATGAAACTGCCCGCTAACAGCCATAATGCACGTTTAAAAAAGGTGCGGCGTGAGCGTACAAACAGTTTCATAATGCAAAAATAGTCTTTAAATGCAACAGTGTTGCATTTAAAGACTATTTTTTGCAAAGTACCAAAGTTAAGGCTACTTCTTAATGCCCATCTTCTTTGCTATAGCATCGGGGATAGCATTTTTATGAACCAAGATGTTGGTGGTTTTATACAACACATATTGTTGTGAGGCATACAAAAATCCGCCACAATCATTGGTTTTAGTGCCCCAAGAGTTTTTTACCTTATAATACACGTTACCGTTTTGGTCTTTCAAAATACCAGTAAGGTGCATCCCGTGGTCGTCTTCGGTTTCGTAGCTATCAAAAGCAACACGGCGCAGACTGTCAGTAATGGTAAGTTGTGCAACAGGCTCAGTAAATGCCTTTTCCATTTCTGCGGCCGGCTTCTGTGTCCATTCAGCATCAGCAGGAACGATGGCGATACCGTTTTTCCAGCTAAATCCCTTTTCGCTAACATCAGCAGCCCAAGCAACCCCGTATCCGTTGGTAAGTGCGTTGTCCAATACTTGTTTCATGTCTTCCACAGGTATGTTGTGAAAATTGCCCCACATCCAGTTATCGGGAACTTCAAGAGCAAACTGGCTATAAAAAGGGTGGTGGTTGAACGAAGTAATCGCCACGTAATCATCCATGTTTATACCCAATGATTCAGCAAATGTTTTAGGGGTGTATTTTTTGCCGTTGTAAGTAAATTCAGTTGGCTCTGCTCCAAAGTAAGCGTCCAGTACGCCGTTAATGGCTTCTTGCCATACATTACTGGGCTTTTTGTTGTTTTTAGCCTGTATAACTACATCGGCCATTGCTTTCATCATGGCATCTAATTCGCCGTGTACAGGTGTAGAATCTCCTGTGGCAGCAGCACTTTTATCTGCACTAAGGGGCACAATGCCGTAGTTTTTCCAAACATACATCGCATCGTGAAACGCACCGCCCGGTGCAAGGGCAATAGAGCCGTGCATACGAACATATTTAACTACTTTATCTGCGTAAGCTTTACGTGCAACATACATAGGAGCCAGTTTTACTGTGCCTTTGCCCATACGCATCAATTCGCTTTCAAAAAACGATAGCGAAGAGTAGCTCCAGCAAGTGCTTGAGCGGTTTTGGTTGCCTACCCAAGTAGCTTCAATGTCTTTAACTACGGTAAACTTATAGTTGCTGCCTTCTTTGTTGGTAACGGTTTGCGCTGTTGCAAACGTGGCCAAGGCAAGCATTAATGTAGAAAATACTGATTTTTTCATGTCCGAAATTTATGCGGGCATAAAGTTAAATCCAAAAGAATGCTGAAAAGTTTAAATACGACTGAAGGAAAAAATTACCGATAGAATTAGCGGTTTACCAGCAAACGGGTTTGATAATAGGCTGTTCCGTTGCTTACAGAAATGTTGTAAATGCCTTGGGGAAGCTCAGTAACGTTGATGTACTGATTACTTTGTGCAATTGTTTGTTGTGCTACCAATACCCCTGAAACATTAAATATTGATACCTGAAGGGCATCGCCGCTATTTGACAAAGACTCGAAGGGAAGTGTGATAGATGTATTAGCTGGGTTCGGATATACTGTAAAATCACCTGTGGGACTCACCACTGAAACAGAGGTTAAGTGACCCGTGTAGTTAATACTCTTATCAACATTGATCCTGCCTGCACCCAAACGGCCTTCAAAATTGGGGTTTTGAGCGGAAATATTATCACAGGTTTCCTTCAATATGCGTTCAATGAAAGGTTTCCAGTCTGGGTTTTGAGAAATTAACAAACCGATTAAGCTGGAAACAATCGGAGCAGCCATTGAAGTACCCGTCATATTATCGTAGGCGTAATCGCTGTTTGCAACGGTGCTGTATATGTTATGGCCGGGAGCCATCACATCTACATAACTTCCGAAACTTGATGTTCTGTATTTCTTATCGTTTTGGTCTGTGGCACCTACTGCAATTACACCATTTAGCGCAGCAGGGTAAAAATCATCTACCGTGTAATTGGGATTATCAGTGCCATAATTACCGGCGGCAGCAACAACAATTATATTGTTTTTGCGGGCTTCGTTAATAGCTTTTGAAAGTTCTTCACTCCAAATATTTGTGCCCCATGAGCAGTTGATAATATCAACCCCCTTGGCTATAGCATAATAAATGCCTTCGATATAATGAGTCAGATTGAAAGGATTTTGTATTGCATCAGCATCTCTTACTGCTTTTACGCAAAGTATACGGTTGTTGATGCCCAGCGAAGTGATGCCAATATTGTTGTCGGCAGCACCTAAAATACCTGCAATGTGGGTTCCATGATTACCAAATGATTTTGGCAACCTTTCTCCATCAGGTCCTGACGGACGGGTAGGAGGCATGGGGTTATTGTCGTTATCCGCAACATCCCACCCATAGATATCATCAATGTAGCCGTTATTATCATCGTCTCTTCCTGATGAAGCTACGGCATTAAAACGCTTGTCCTCGTCAGAAAGCATTATTTTTGTCCACAAGTCTTCATGGGTGTACCTAACCCCGTCATCAATTACAGCGATGTCTATTTCGAAGCCTGAACGCTGAAAACCCGTCCACGACATTTTTATGGTTTTAAAATACCACTGTTTGCTTTCGTCGTAATCGGCAGGGACGTATTGTTGATATGCAACAGGAATACGTTCGGCGTGCTCCACTTCATCGTGGGTATTAAGGGCTTTTATCAATCCTTCTATATCCGAACCTTCTTTTAGTGTTACCCTGTAAAGTTCTTTGGTACTTTCTACCGAACTGGGGAAAGGGT from Bacteroidota bacterium harbors:
- a CDS encoding aminopeptidase, giving the protein MKKSVFSTLMLALATFATAQTVTNKEGSNYKFTVVKDIEATWVGNQNRSSTCWSYSSLSFFESELMRMGKGTVKLAPMYVARKAYADKVVKYVRMHGSIALAPGGAFHDAMYVWKNYGIVPLSADKSAAATGDSTPVHGELDAMMKAMADVVIQAKNNKKPSNVWQEAINGVLDAYFGAEPTEFTYNGKKYTPKTFAESLGINMDDYVAITSFNHHPFYSQFALEVPDNWMWGNFHNIPVEDMKQVLDNALTNGYGVAWAADVSEKGFSWKNGIAIVPADAEWTQKPAAEMEKAFTEPVAQLTITDSLRRVAFDSYETEDDHGMHLTGILKDQNGNVYYKVKNSWGTKTNDCGGFLYASQQYVLYKTTNILVHKNAIPDAIAKKMGIKK
- a CDS encoding NAD(P)/FAD-dependent oxidoreductase, which encodes MKLFVRSRRTFFKRALWLLAGSFISTKIFNQTKYPIHMNPHPTYDVIIIGGSYAGLPAAMALGRSLRSVLIIDSGNPCNRQTPHSHNFITHDGDTPAEIANLALEQVLAYSTVKLKKGLATNATQLDSGGFAVSIDNTETVIAKKLVFATGMSDEMPAIKGFAECWGISVLHCPYCHGYEVKGLETGILANGDMAYEFAKLISNWTDKLTVFTNGPSTLKAEHTAKLIAKEIEIVTKEIAEIKHENGKATQLLFTDGSSQPIKAIYARPAMKQHCNLPEQLGCELTEMGHIKVDFMQKTTVKGIYAAGDCTSPLRAVAAAVASGNFAGAALNKEMIEESF
- a CDS encoding TonB-dependent receptor translates to MATTKNILAFLFALIGWAATAQTYSVNGKVVDETGAPAFGVSVYLHETLQGVSTDTNGNFAIKNVKRGRYHLHVRLVGYKTIEEDIEVGDSLLPSYRFQLVPSSLEVNEVVVESNALKLSKKESSVDLITVDEGYLQKNMGTTLMNSLDNLPGINSINMGVGVAKPVIRGMAFNRVAVADNGVKQEGQQWGADHGLEIDQFSIDQIEILKGPASLIYGSDAIGGVIHLKHPVSPLEGKHSAGLLTNYKSVNQTYGISGYAQGNHKGLVYRARVTALGYGDYKVPADSFTYNRYRLPIYNNTLKNTAGTERHVAMMLGINRNWGYSHLTVSNYHQQIGVFSGALGIPRSYQLTSDGNSRNIALPNQQINHFKVISNSNIRLGRSWLEADLGYQYNQRDENSNPHNHGVGPAVKGSLAHRLKLQTYTANLRYHATTLKRFDGVYGINTSYQQNRFEGYEFLLPNFTNFSIGGFAIEKWRVNKALVLNGGLRFDYGRVDIKRHLQPVWQNADTIIGYAQRTPNVNRNFYSWSGSVGAAYNPNKHWSFKFNFGKSFRMPTPQELSVNGVHHGSFRHEMGDSSLMPEAGYQTDLGISVEKEKFLISVTPFFNYFSNYIYLRPTAEFSTLPEGGQVYRFTQTEAIYTGGEVTIEFHPVKTLHLSVTADMVYTYNVKEELPLPFTPPPSIKPEIEWEFDNVLKRFENVFVRVGYNYTFAQNRTDRNELNTPSYSLVNMGAGFDVVYKKKKRLSVSALVQNLGDARYLNHLSRWRYLNLPEPGRNFVITVTVPVLDK
- a CDS encoding S8 family serine peptidase codes for the protein MKKSLTVLTLLVALCTWANAQVTQQQVYVSNELFVRLAKGVVQEATAYIPNPNHPHTGKSVWELIKSYGGEKMINPFPSSVESTKELYRVTLKEGSDIEGLIKALNTHDEVEHAERIPVAYQQYVPADYDESKQWYFKTIKMSWTGFQRSGFEIDIAVIDDGVRYTHEDLWTKIMLSDEDKRFNAVASSGRDDDNNGYIDDIYGWDVADNDNNPMPPTRPSGPDGERLPKSFGNHGTHIAGILGAADNNIGITSLGINNRILCVKAVRDADAIQNPFNLTHYIEGIYYAIAKGVDIINCSWGTNIWSEELSKAINEARKNNIIVVAAAGNYGTDNPNYTVDDFYPAALNGVIAVGATDQNDKKYRTSSFGSYVDVMAPGHNIYSTVANSDYAYDNMTGTSMAAPIVSSLIGLLISQNPDWKPFIERILKETCDNISAQNPNFEGRLGAGRINVDKSINYTGHLTSVSVVSPTGDFTVYPNPANTSITLPFESLSNSGDALQVSIFNVSGVLVAQQTIAQSNQYINVTELPQGIYNISVSNGTAYYQTRLLVNR
- a CDS encoding DUF4918 family protein is translated as MPDILSSKVLSFYRQLRPADLPEGIVVMLPFTDAETWRVTETFYTKYYNDNLPRVFILGINPGRFGAGVTGIPFTDPIRLETDCGILNSFTKKQEISSVFVYQMIKAFGGAEAFYSKFYINSLYPMALTFKGKNINYYDTPALLAATRQPIIENVQTQIGFGLRTDIAICWGEGKNYNYLQKLNAEFGFFKEVIPLPHPRFIVQYKRKQMNEYIERYLEVFDKI
- a CDS encoding RNA 2'-phosphotransferase, whose protein sequence is MDYKNLSKTVSMALRHSPEKLGLTLSAEGWVTVEELIAGLARLDAKWDKVALQDLEQMDVNSGKQRFEIADGRIRALYGHSTQDTQITYEPVQPPALLYHGTSPEVAQLILQEGIKPMSRQYVHLSDTVQLAKIVGSRKHKAPVVLQLDATTASADGIKFYHGNDNTWLADAISAKYIRVND
- a CDS encoding winged helix-turn-helix transcriptional regulator, translated to MEPSIFNPGEPHKSVESKIAVSLERVAEAIRVLLWNEAKGHGLTPIQMQLLIFLAFHPEKQRKVSYLAQEFNLTKATISDAVKILLQKGLVMKADDLADSRSYSLYLTPKGEELARTTSHFADSLQAPLEKLTVRQKEVFYEALLTLIHTLTKSGIITHQRMCYTCRFYTKSKDGAYCNLLHKPLPVEALRVDCPEHELIAR
- a CDS encoding protogloblin ApPgb: MQNNNIHGYTYGMVPDSPVDLHDLALLKKTVLFTDEDVVQLKKAGEILQDQTDAILDVWYGFVGANPHLLAYFSQNGNPNADYLAKVRTRFGKWIDDVCNRPYDQQWLNYQHEIALRHHSSKKNKTDGASAAPIIHFRYMVAFIFPISVTIRPFLAAKGHSEVEVQQMAAAWFKAITLTVILWCYPYVRDGEF